A region of the Tachyglossus aculeatus isolate mTacAcu1 chromosome 9, mTacAcu1.pri, whole genome shotgun sequence genome:
CCCGCTATGGGTCACCCTTCTCCCTCACAGCgcggcgcgcaggcgcagaggaaGGTCGGGCCTCGGCGGCGCCCCCTATGGGTCATACTTCTCCGTCGCAGGgcggcgcgcaggcgcagaggaaGGTTGGACCGCAGCGGCCCCCCCTATGGGTCACCCTTCTCCCTCGCAGGGCGGCGCGCAAGAAGAAGCTTGGACCTCGGCGGCCCCCCCATGGGTCACCTTTCTCCCTCGCAGGGTGGCGCGCAGGCGCAGAAGACGGTTGGGCCTCGGCGGCGCCCCCTATGGGTCACCCGTCTCCCTCGCCGGGCGGCGCGCAGGCGCATAAGAAGGTTGGGCCTCGGCGGCCCCCCCATGGGTCACCCTTCTCCCTCGCAGGgcggcgcgcaggcgcagaggaaGGTTGGGCCTCGGAAGCCCCCCCTATGGGTCATTCTTCGCCTTCGCAGGGCGGCGCGCAGGCGCAGGAGAAGGTTGGGCCTCGGCGGCCCCCCCATGGGTCACCCTTCCCCCTCGCAGGGCGGCGCTCAGGCGCAGAGGAAGGTTGGGCCTCGGAAGCCCCCCCTATGGGTCACTCTTCGCCTTCGCAGGGCGGCGCGCAGGCGCAGGAGAAGGTTGGGCCTCGGCGGCCCCCCCATGGGTCACCCTTCCCCCTCGCAGGgcggcgcgcaggcgcagaggaaGGTTGGGCCTCGGCGGCGCCCCCTATGGGTCACCCTTCGCCCTCGCAGGGCGGCGCGCAGGCGCAGGAAGGTTGGGCCTCGGCGGCGCCCCCTATGGGTCATCCTTCTCCGTCGCAGGgcggcgcgcaggcgcagaggaaGGTTGGGCCTCGACGGCCGCCGTAGGGGCgacgaggaaggaggagaaggaggaggagggtggttgCCATGGTTTCAGGAGCCAAGATGGCGGTGCTGGACGCGCTGTGGGAGGACCGCGATGTCCGATTCGACGTGTCTTCGCAGTAAGCGTTTATTAtaagtgtttattctatttattttattttgttaggatgtttggttttgttctccgtctgccccttctagaccgtgagcccgctgttgggtagggaccgtctctgtatgttgccaacttggacttcccgagcgcttagtacagtgctctgcacacaggaagcgctcaataaatacgactgaatgaatgaatgaatgaatgaatgaataagcgaagGCCCCCTCCCAACGGAAAGCCGCCGGCCCGAGCCGAGCGGTAACaaccaattcatcaatcaatcaatcaatcaatcgtattgattgagcgcttactgtgtgcagagcactggactaagcgcttgggaagtacaagttggcaacatatagacatttacataaattatttatatgcaATATATAATAACGTATAATAAAATGTGTACAAATTATATaaacaatcgtgtttattgagcccttaccctgGGCCGTATTcatcagaagtaataataatgatggcgtttattaagcgcttactaggtgcaaagcactgtcctaagcgctggggaggttgcaaggtgatcaggttgtcccacggggggctcacaggcttctccatccccccccatcttacctccttcccttccccgcagcacctgtatatatgcttgtacatatttattactctatttactttacttcaatcaatcgtatttattgagcgcttactgtgtgcagagcactgtactaagcgcttgggaagtacaagttggcaacatatagagacagtccctacccaacaggggggctcacagtctaaaagggggagacagagaacaaaaccaaacatactaacaaaatgaaataaatagaatagatatgtacaaataaaataaataaataaatgagtaaaaaatacgtacaaacatatatacatatatacaggtgctgtggggaagggaaggaggtaggatgtgggggatggagagggggacgaggaggagaggaaggaaggggctcagtctgggaaggcctcctggaggaggtgagctcgcagcagggccttgaagggaggaagagagctagcttggcggaggggcagagggagggcattccaggcccgggggaggacgtgggccgggggtcgatggcgggacgtattgtactcttccaagtgctctgcacagttccctgcacatagtaagtgctccataaataccgttgactgacatTGTTCCAAGGGTTAGGAAAGAATTAGGAGGGAAAGTTGTAGAACTCAGAAGGGAATGTGTAATTTACTGTCACCAACAACAACTGTATTGAAGGACTGGCATGTCACCCGTGTAACTGTCTTGTAGAAAGGGGGACCAGAGAATATACCAGTCTACTCTAAACTCACTtccaggaggaaaaaagagatggAAAAGCTTAGGAGAATAGACTGAATAGGTTAGAGGGGATTTCAGTGCGGAAAAATGAAGACTGCAGGATGGAGGTACCCGGAATCACAAAGAAATTGGGCAGGCGCACAccgaattgttgttcaccaaatctcaCAACTGAACACAAGCGGAAACCTGAATGTGCTAGTTGCAGAATAACAAATCACCATCCCAGAGAGTCGTGCAAACTGAAAATACCAATAGGCTCGGGAAAAGTTTGGCTAAAGTCACAAATGAGAAGCCCATAATTGGGAAAGCTGGAATCAAAAGGAAAAGTTATTAGTATTTTATGTTTTACCCTAATCATGAGGCTGATCATCAAAGGAGGGTAACTATCTTATTTCCTTTAACAACCCCTTTGCCATTACTGGTGATGATTGAATTTTGTTTTGGGTATGTTGTATTGTTCTGACTCTGCAATGGCATTTCTTATAAGTGATACCAAAAGGAGTCAGAGGGGCCATCCAGTTTTAAAACTTGCGTATGAAATAGtttgttaacagtgatgggagtgTTAGCAAGAGGAGAGGctttaagaaggaggaagaaatatTCAGTTTAGGGTGGATCAATATAACTCATTTTCATTGAAACTGAAAACTCAGAGCTTTTGAATTCTTTCAGACAAATGAAAACAAGAGCTGGAGAGGTCCTTATAGATTGTTTGGATTCAATTGAAGATACCAAAGGAAATAATGGGGATAGAGGTAAGTACACCTTCTCTTAGAGATCCTAAAATAGGGAAAGCAAGTGTAAGGTGAGTGGCAACCATAACAccattcctccaagcatcctggtgcCCTGGTTGAAGACGAAGCCCCGACGAGGTGCATCTTATCCAGAAATGACAATTCTTATGGCCTAGCCAATTTTGAAGTtccatttaattattttttttttattttctgggcATGATAAAAGGAAATTAGAAAGAAACTTCACCTTTTAGGCAATAATAACATCCGCTTTTATTCACTATTAGATTTTTAAacacattattattgttggtattattattattcacccattTTGTGAAGAGGACTGTATTAGGCTCTTGGAAATTAATAAAGTAATGATAAATTCttatcaagcacttggtacagtgctctgcacacagtaagcgctcaataaatacgattgaatgaataaattgaaggCAAATCACAGGCAGTGAGAAGAATACTACCTAGAAGGTGaaaacatacgattgaatgaataaattgaaggCAAATCCCAGGCAGTGAGAAGAATACTACCTAGAAGGTGaaaacatacgattgaatgaataaattgaagaCAAATCCCAGGCAGTGAGAAGAATATTACCTAGAAGGTGAAAACAAACTAACTTaatgttcctctcctcctgcccatttCAGGAACAACGAAGCCCCCAACATTTTAAGTACACTCCATTCTCAACATGACATTTTCATCCCTGGTAAACCCAGCATTAAGGAGGATTCACATCTGGCCCACACACATCGACTGCcagtatgtacatcatcatcatcatcaatcgtatttattgagcgcttactatgtgcagagcactgtactaagcacttgggaagtacaaattggcaacatatagagacagtccctacccaacattgggctcacagtctgaaagggggagacagaacaaaaccaaacatactaacaaaataaaataaatagaatagatatgtacaagtaaaataaataagtagagtaataaatatgtacaaacatatattcacatATGTACACGTGCACAATTGTTTCTTCCGACACCAAGGAGCATTCAATCCGGATAGGTGCACATTGTCGGAAGAATAGTCCCCAATTGCCTCACAGCGTATTACCCAGAACTCAGTAAAAACTTACAggagttaattatggtatttattaggtttcactatgtaccaaacaccatGCTCAactttggggtagaaacaaacatAAGATACGATCCAGTGCCCTGATGCTGCTTCAGCCAACATCTCCTGCAGCAgttgggcggggcctggaggggaagCGGCAACTGGAAAATTATGTGAATTTGAAGTTCTAACTAGACACCGTCACTCTCTTTCCAGGCAGATTGCTAGTGACAAATTTGAGAATCATTTGGCACTCTTTGGCCTTACCCAGAGTCAATTTATGTAAGTATATAATTTaattataatacataataaatgTATAGATAGATGGCTGGGGGTCACTGCTGAGAGGACTGGAGCAGCATGAGGAACTAGTAGTAAATCACGTTACCTAGCTTTTCACCACAAACTGTAAAACAGTCGAAGAAGAGCTGCAGTTTAGCCATTCCTCTTAtatggagagagacacacacacacacatgcacactttcCTACAGTGCATTAGGTGATCCCTTTAAAGAGTTCCTAAGCCTGCCATGGAGTTCACAAAAAAGGACTTAGTGAGACGATTCTCATTATCTTCTTCATCCCATGGTTCTGCTAGACAGTTTCTCCAGATGAACCTGAAAAATCCCTTCATAAATTTTTTTTCTCTAGGAATAGGTACTGTCAATGTCACTCAGAATTGAATCCCTGGTTATCCATTTTTCAGGCAAATGTGGAATTCTGTATGCTTTTAATAAACTTGTATCACATTACATTTTCAGCATGTGAACAGAAGGGTTCGGATGTTTTGGGAAATGCTCCCATTCCTGTTTAATTTCTTTTCCATTCTGTGCATTTGATTTATAGCTGTTGGTTACAACTGCATGGTAAATATTACTACAAGAACAGCTAACTCGGTAAGTTTGAAAAAACCTTTGAAAGCATGTTCAGTGTTTTCCATAAGAATTCATGGTAACTTAAAAATATGAAATGAgtatccatcaattgtatttattaagcgcttactatatgcagagcactgagcacttgggcgagtgcagtatagcagagttggtaagacacgttccttgcccagaacTAGCCAGATTTAACATATGTTTAATACATGTATTCCATATTAAGAAATTAACCATCTGTCTTTACAGAAGTTACGAGGccaaacagaagctctttataTACTAACCAAATGTAATAACACTCGTTTTGAGTTTATATTTACAAATGTAGTGCCTGGGAGTCCCAGACTTTTCACCTCTGTCATTGCAGTACACAGGTACTTTTTCATGTACTTTTGTATATGTTtgacatttttattaataatatttagagCAAAACTGTAACTTCTTCCTCCAGATTATTTTGAGGGACAAAATAAACTGTAACAGACATTTCAGGAAAAATATCACATTTTAAACAAGTAATAACAATTTTAGAATAAAATCTTAAAGGTAAATGATTGTTAATTTGGTTTTTCATGAGACTAAAATGGAGAGTTGATCAGTTTACCAGTGAATTTAATCAAGTCAGCTGGGGAAATGGAtaattcagatttttaaaaaaagtcttttaTTCATATTTGGTTTATATAAACTTGCCCTCATAATTCAGGGCCTGGACAGTGTAGTTCGGGTTAATTATCTAGGAATTTCAGTCAAAACAAACATCTCCTTAAATATCACATTTTTGAAGCCAAATTCCTCCATTTGCTCATTTGAAATGGATGGTAAAGGGAAGTTCTGGAATTGAGGCTTGAatgtataaatctgtacatatttaaAAGATATTATGCCTTAGAGAATAGAAACTAGGGATTTATAAAGAAATATTTAGCTACCAAAGTTCACtgcaaagaaaaatgaaaactgtGTGATTTATATTTGGACCAAAACATAATAGGATATTAACCATTTAAGAGACAATTGGTAAACTGGACTTTCATATGAGACGTGAAAAGTATATTTCGTTTTGTCTTTCATCATTGTAGAGCTTATGAAACTTCTAAAATGTACCGTGATTTTAAGCTGAGAAGTGCATTAATTCAAAACAAGCAGCTGAGACTGTTACCACAAGAACAAGTGTATGATACAATTAATGGAGTATGGAATTTATCCAGTGACCAGGTATTAATTCAAAACCCTAACTTCCAgtcccgtgttccttccactagaccacacttccttTGTAGTGGCTCTTCACTATTCCTCTTTCCTGATGCTGACCTGCCTTGCCTTGACACTCCCCGGGGAGCATCAGGACTGGGGCTTAGAAAGGCCAAACCATCAGTCGGGAGCAAAAGCTGACTTAGGAAttttaggaatcaatcaatcaatcgtatttattgagcgcttactatgtgcagagcactgtagtaagagagaGCTGACTTCTGGATGTCTTGGGGTTGCAGTTATTTAGAAGTGTCCTTAGTGCTCATCCAGATGATCATGAGTAAGACCACCTTTAACTTAAATGAATTCTTATGAAAGTCTGTTTTACAGGGAAATCTGGGAACCTTTTTTGTCACTAATGTACGGATTGTTTGGCATGCAAATATGAATGACAACTTTAATGTCAGCATACCGTACCTTCAAATTGTGAGTACTGTATCCAAATTTTGGCTCTCTGGATTTAATTAATGTTATGAAGTACACTTGGCTCTGCTACAGTACCTATCTTCAGTCTGCATCGaggcagaaaattcattcattcattcagttgtatttattgagcgctttctagtcattcagtcgtatttattgagcgcttactgtgtgcatagcactgtactaagcgcttgggaagtacaagttggcaacgtatagaggcggtccctacccaacagcgggctcacagtctagcagag
Encoded here:
- the BBS5 gene encoding Bardet-Biedl syndrome 5 protein, with product MVSGAKMAVLDALWEDRDVRFDVSSQQMKTRAGEVLIDCLDSIEDTKGNNGDRGRLLVTNLRIIWHSLALPRVNLSVGYNCMVNITTRTANSKLRGQTEALYILTKCNNTRFEFIFTNVVPGSPRLFTSVIAVHRAYETSKMYRDFKLRSALIQNKQLRLLPQEQVYDTINGVWNLSSDQGNLGTFFVTNVRIVWHANMNDNFNVSIPYLQIRSIKIRDSKFGLALVIESSQQSGGYVLGFKIDPVEKLQESVKEINSLHKVYSASPIFGVDYEMEEKPQPLEDLTVEQVEDDVEIESDEHTDAFVAYFADGNKQQDREPVFSEELGLAIEKLKDGFTLQGLWEVVS